taaaaattaatttatgagatttttaagtttttttaagagttaaattattatgtttaagacgtttaaatttgataaaaaattgtttttgtgatgaaattataattttattctgacatcattaatttttttaaaacaaaatttgattttaagtaaGAAAGTGTTATAAATGTcaattaagagtaaaaaaaagtttttagaccaaaacttgggtgggaaaattttatttactctcTTGTAAAAATTATGTTACCACCTCCCTACGAGTAATGgtttacttatatatttttaatggtttacgtatatatttttaagtatataattaagtaaataagtgatatatcattatgtattattttatttttaatttaaaattattcaattttattatttttaaaatttttttttatattaacaaattaaaattccaaaaccATAGAATTCCAATCCACCAATACAGAATGAGTTATGTATCAAGTCATAACGAACTCATTATTTTAGCTTCCATGACTCAAACAATTTGAATATGGCCACACAAGAGGGCCCGCCTTCATTCAATGCTGCTTTTGCTTCATCTTTCATGCCCTGAGTCTTTCTCCTAACTGAGTTACCTTCGTCCGAGTTCATCAACTCTCTAACTCGCTTCTCCACTTCACTTGAACTGACAAACCCGTTTTCAGTCGACTCCATCATCGGTAAAGCGATTTTGATTTCTTCCACCAGCAATATCCGGTTGCATCTTTGCTCAGCGTAGAGAGGCCATGCCACCATTGGAACACCAGCACAAACTGCTTCAAGCACCAAGTTCCGCCCGCAGTGAGTCACGAATCCACCCACCGATTCATGATTCAAAATCTCCACCTGCGGAGCCCAGGACTTGACGATGAATCCTCTTTCCTTGGTTCGATCCAAGAACCCTGCTGGGAAAATCGAATTGAAATCGGCGTCGTCAAAGTGAGGTGGATTCTTCACCACCCATAAAAACCTTTCGCCACTTCTCTCCAACCCCACAGCGATTTCCTTCAGCCGTTCAACAGATAAACGACCTAAGCTTCCAAAGCACAAAAAAACAACACTTAGGCTCGGCTGTCTGTCGAGCCACACCAACACTCTGGCTTACTATAACTATCACCACTGCCACCATAGCTTGTATCTGAAACTCCCCAAACACTCGACTAAGACCAAGCTTGATCGTTTCGTGTGgtgggtaatttaattattggaaATCTTAAGTATACAGTGAGATCATATGCCTTCATGCCCAAAGATTAtaataagggaaattttaaaaaatagccaaaataccctcccattaagccaaaatgcccaaaatcactattttcaagccaaaatgcccaaaatcactgttctaaaaaacaaaaaacctatgactttttttaaataccgaaattgccctttccctcatatttatataacttttccACTCACTATAGGGGTTTTAAggcaattttagataaatatggagggtttttagatattttacactataaaagattttgatatttatttatttatttaaaactttttctaaaatgacaaaattacccctcccttcatttatataactctcctcactcactatagggttaaatgtaatttaggataaatatggagggtttttagatattttacattataaaggcattttcatatttatttatatattttattactttttctaaaatgtcaaaaatacccttcccctcatctatataaactctcctcactcattttatttccacacacttctcatatcactcaaatattcactctcattttcattttttttcaacatcaattagtagggattcgttcggacgaaggaagttcgtatttctgaattcgactcgaaaaaatactattcatcaaaaaaaggtatttatgtcaatcttatcctaaaacttcattttatttgttaagtatagtttttatgtcgtaatatgggggttaaatgcaatatgtgacaagtattgggggttaaatgtaatttaggataaatatgggaggttttcggatattttacattgtaaaggcattttcatatttatttatatattttataactttttctaaaatgtcaaaaatacccttcccctcatctatataaaccctcctcactcattttatttccacacacttctcatatcactcaaacactcactctcattttcattttttttcaacatcaattagtagggattcgttcggacgaaggaagttcgtatttctgaattcgactcgaaaaaatactattcatcaaaaaaaggtatttatgtcaatcttatcctaaaacttcattttatttgttaagtatagtttttatgtcgtaatatgggggttaaatgcaatatgtgacaagtattgggggttaaatgtaatttaggataaaaatggggggtttttggatattttacattgtaaaggcattttcatatttatttatatatttttattactttttctaaaatgtcaaaaatacccttcccctcatctatataaaccctcctcactcattttatttccacacacttatatcactcaaacactcactctcattttcattttttttcaacatcaattagtcgggattcgttcggacgaaggaagttcgtatttttgaattcgactcgaaaaaatactattcatcaaaaaaaggtatttatgtcaatcttatcctaaaacttcattttatttgttaagtatagtttttatgtcgtaatatgggggttaaatgcaatatgtgacaagtattAAGGGTTAAaggtaatttaggataaaaatggggggtttttggatattttacattgtaaaggcattttcatatttatttatatatttttattactttttctaaaatgtcaaaaatacccttcccctcatctatataaaccctccttactcattttattttcacacacttctcatatcactcaaacactcactctcattttcattttttttgttaacatcaattagtagggattcgttcggacgaaggaagttcgtatttctgaatttgattcgaaaaatactattcatcaaaaaaaggtatttatgtcaatcttaccctaaaacttcattttatttgttaagtatagtttttatgtcgttgcaatggggttaaatgtaatatttgacaagtatgggggttaaaataatttaggataaatatagggggtttttggatattttacattgctatgggggttttagatattttacaatatatataggatttatataacatgttaaaaatatatagggattgctttgatacaagacgacatacaagggtgtcaaatgaaatgttattaaaattaggacgtattttcatattaaacattgtaggcgcattataattaaaattataggttttttcgagtttcaccgctttaggatatatcaatgcacatttttcttatttctgaagaatttttcgattgttgtcattctatggtatttcaacttttaggattcaaatttcagttttgttttttcgaatttcactgttttagcatatatcaactcgtatttttcagatttttttagaattgttcgattaataccattctagggtatttcaatttttagaattcgaatttaagctcagttttttttttaattatcgttttaggatatatccactagtatttttcagatttctgcagaaattatttattattgacattttaaagtaattcaaagtatagaatttgaatatctatttcaaagtatagatattataaaaacgttttaaatagaacgttataaacagatagatgcattttgatataagataacatacgaaagtgttatataaattgttaaataattatagggggataaataacatattagaaaaatatgaggtgttttttttaattattaataattgtacggctgatttacatagttattattgatttttttttatacctgaataattatcttcaaaaacttgtcattgcaggattgatatttaaaatggagggttatgcatcggttcgttaccaaggagaatggattcaaggtcgcaacaacacaatgaaatatgttggaggagccaaacaattgattaaaatcccttatggaacaacattcgagggatttattgagcttttgacggagtattgcagtattgatccaatgaaaaactacattcaagtatcaatgaagccaagaaaaattgagctcgactgtcccatccagatccaaaatgatgaagatgtgcaaggtcttcttgatatgtcccagtactttcaggaatgtattcctgtttttgttacatgtaccccaattgaagggcagaaggaagaagatgaagatgaagatgaagatgaagatgaggatgaagatgaagatgaggatgaagatgaaaaagaaagcaattgggtcaaaaaagaatacgatttggaaaagttgattgatttcagtaatgacccattatatattgcaaactcatgggctcatggagaaaaagatatagttccctattggggtgattTCGATGGAAACGATATGTCCGACATTCCTTCAgacgatgtagagcctgagtatatgacatcagtaaccgagggtatagatagtttacggcttgaagatcctacttcaggtggtggaaattattctgggccgttttttgacaatgtccccactgatccatttaggtggcttcctgattttcctccacaaccatcagcatcatcaagtggttccagatcaatccgagaggagaatggggtcaagattggtgatatttttcatagtaaagtccaattgattGACGCCATGAGACAATTCGCCTTactaaaaggatttcaatttggtgttaaaaagtctgacaagaaacggtgggaaattaaatgcaaggctgaaaattgtaagtggtatatacatgcaaccaagtccactgtcggtgatgtgtgggggatcaactctataaatcctacccacacatgtttagttgatcaaatcatgccacatcacagacaagctggggcccgagctttaggtcaattaatgagatcaaagtttgtgatgattgatcgaatttatcgacctaaagaaataattgtagacatcgccgaccgatataaaattgatatttcctactcacaggcttggcgggcaagaaattgggctatcaattcattgaggggttcaccggaggaatcttttatgttgttaccagattattgctacaatttacaacgtactaatccgggcaccaTTACTACTATTGAAACAGACGATAagcatcgatttacaaattttttcatggcgttaggatgttccgttcgtgcgtttagtcaatatcttcgccccgttatttgcattgacgctgctttccttaaaggtcgatatctagggcatttatttatcgcggtggctcttgatggtaataatcaaatataccctattggtttcggtgtcggcaaaaaagaagatcacgacacgtggtgttggtttcttatgagaattaaagaatgcatctctgacctctctgagcttacaataatctccgatcgacatcatgctatctactcggtaatggctgaagtctttccagatgtccaccatggatgttgttgtcatcaccttctgtgtaacatgcgggcaaagtataaacgagactcaaaggtatattgtaaacaagttattacatttataacagtttatcattttcaaacattttgcttacaatgagttttcatattttttccctcttacaggtcgcgggtgcatattggaaagccgctaaatcatacacagagtctgaatttgggcagatgatgcaatccattgactcaatgaacccccaagctggagcttatctacgggatgtcggctttacccgttggagtagagcgtactttccagggcatcgatataatatcatgaccacaaatattgctgagtcatttaatgcccttgtcagacatgcacggggcctacctataaccatgctcttggagtttattcgtggtacaatgcaacgatggttttacgagaggagaactcatgcaagtaagtatcaaatcgatattaattaaaagttgtctcatatactttttttccactttgttaatcatattaccaaatgtgttcttaatattttttctgaattacaggtgaatgtcataacttcctcactccttgggcggaagataagatcagtgatcgtctttcaaagtctgcaagtttggatgttcgaccgattacacctactcggtatcaggttgttgaaattggtggattcatgggtattgtggactttggtgacatgtcatgcacgtgtagaaagtttcagctttcacgtattccgtgcaagcatgccattgccgttgcacgacatatgagactgacaaatgtgcacgcatgggttcatccattcttccgcaccgatatttatcgtgcaatatatcaggaaccaatcaatcctcttggaaatcaatgtgattggttacactcaccggaagacagagttatattgccccccgtcctcgatagtcATCGTCCAGGTCGTCCagccaatagaaatcgacgtccatcacaaggagaaattgttacaccgaggatttgcagtcgttgccatgaaccggggcatacacgaacccaatgtaaatctcCAGCACCTGTCCCGAGCTCTGCCCCCCagcgttcacatacaaaaggcaaaggaacaagatcttgacatgcttatactcaattttgttttttttatgattcttcattgttgtactccaggtttatgtaaccgatgtatttttattattgtttcaaatgtgtaattgtattgtcatttgatgtaataaatttagtgttactttatttcagtattactttattttctctaattgtttcaattgtgtaaatgtttgagtaattatacgtttttattgttttttcaggACAAGATTatgtaaaaaatgaactcaaatacgatacacatctatatataaccacaaataaagtatatcatatacatatgaacatacactaaatatatacatctaaacataggaataacgataaatatacatccgtgagctactcgatacaatgaaagtacaactgcgtcgctaatcgtcgacgcatagaggtagacgactctcggggaaaacgtagctccgtgacaacgccaaacactcaaaaaatcgcaacataaacacgccacagtcaccggagcctaccccctgctgagggacatccgacgctcgatgcaaagtgaaaggatcacgtcgtggagtcatCCTCGAAGCagtccaaaaactcgtcgcctctaataatgcgggaataaaggtcatgtatggtcgcatgcgctgctctagagtccctatattccctgaaaatgaaacctctgaatcgtacaccgtaatcaatcactcacggaaatctataactccggcgatccaatgtgcgttctcgaagtttatagggatgaaaacctataaacaatgagatattttagttacttatcgttgtcgttaaccaattgaatataatagaaatatatataaactctacctgatcgaccatcccccatggtttgtacaataatcccggggtgtacgatgcatcaaccatcctcgtgaagagccccgaaaactcaaactctccaatcggtgtggtctgccaactcttccaggccatctcaatatggcctccaaagaatgtgtgggcagtcgtccaacgctgtgagatagtcgactggtgatcggCCTGCTgtcgacgtaataaagccaaaaaggagtccacatgctaaaatggtttaaacaagttcacgtgttagttagtaataaatatatctagctttttatgaaattatagacaactcacatcgtcggtcaaccactcgcgcaa
The genomic region above belongs to Mangifera indica cultivar Alphonso chromosome 15, CATAS_Mindica_2.1, whole genome shotgun sequence and contains:
- the LOC123198040 gene encoding UDP-glycosyltransferase 88A1-like — its product is MISLVLVWLDRQPSLSVVFLCFGSLGRLSVERLKEIAVGLERSGERFLWVVKNPPHFDDADFNSIFPAGFLDRTKERGFIVKSWAPQVEILNHESVGGFVTHCGRNLVLEAVCAGVPMVAWPLYAEQRCNRILLVEEIKIALPMMESTENGFVSSSEVEKRVRELMNSDEGNSVRRKTQGMKDEAKAALNEGGPSCVAIFKLFESWKLK